In Nitrosospira briensis C-128, a genomic segment contains:
- a CDS encoding bifunctional diguanylate cyclase/phosphodiesterase, which produces MASWLVVKDLQEKNANNRFDAALTQATAKIKHHFSGYEQVLKGGLGLLRVSHSVSRDDWRIYVETLRIDENYPGIHGVGFAEHILPSRLPDHTAAIRSQGFPEYQVWPSDPREEYTAIIYLEPFVGTNLRAMGYDMYTNPVRRKAMSHARDSGEATLSGKITLVQETSEDIQAGVLMYIPYYGVEQLPDMLEQRRSSLVGYVYAPFRMKDFICAVLGTDLEIFHLKIFDGKELIESSLLFDSDEKSGQVTSSRFRRIIPVSVYGQTWTLEAASRPVFEKAIDSYEALFVLLGGITVSFLAAIVSFILSVNKEKAAALGRANKKLLSAIEEQQAVTLELSNSKLGTERILESITDAFYTLDREWRFTYVNKEAENLLRRARSDLLGKVIWEEFKEATGTIFDREFHRAMIENSTGTFEDFYVPLGKWFEVHAYPSEKGLAIYFRDITARKRAKQARLEADARIRQLASLLDKATDAIIVCGIDHRIQFWNQGAQRLYGWTSEEVVGKSIAEVSHDHDIEFFEAIESVLNAGEWRGEITQRCKDGSVLIAEAHWTLVRDDKGQSQSILAINTDITQRKIAENEIQYLAFYDSLTGLPNRQLLLDRLRQALAASARTRRMGALLFIDLDNFKLLNDTLGHDMGDVLLQQVGPRLISCVRESDTVARLGGDEFVVVLVADFSKNHNEAVAQIKTISERILAAFNRPFNLGASKHHSTPSIGIALFNDQSLTTDQLLKHADLAMYQAKASGRNTMCFFDPCMQAVMDARVVLESDLHKSWERNEFVLHYQPQVDCYGVIGVEALIRWQHPRRGLLPPAEFIPQTEENGLILPLGNWILETACTQLATWSARPETAGLHLAVNISPRQFCQPDFVELVILMLDRTGANPQRLKLELTENILVHNMDDAIAKMTTLKAKGVGFALDDFGVGYSSLYYLKHLPLDWVKLDQSFVRDVLTDANSATIVRAILLLTKSMGLSVIAEGVETGAQQDFLAKHGCTAYQGYLFSPPLPLNQFDEFMQRQ; this is translated from the coding sequence TTGGCAAGTTGGTTGGTTGTGAAAGATCTACAGGAGAAAAATGCGAATAATCGATTTGACGCGGCCTTGACCCAGGCAACCGCAAAAATCAAGCACCATTTTTCCGGCTATGAACAGGTTTTGAAAGGTGGCTTGGGATTGCTGCGTGTCTCCCACTCCGTTTCGCGCGATGATTGGCGTATATATGTGGAAACCCTGCGGATAGATGAGAATTATCCAGGAATCCATGGAGTGGGCTTCGCCGAACATATCCTCCCTTCAAGGCTCCCTGACCATACTGCTGCAATACGCTCGCAGGGGTTCCCTGAATATCAGGTCTGGCCATCCGATCCTCGGGAGGAGTATACAGCTATCATATATCTGGAACCGTTCGTGGGAACGAATTTGCGCGCCATGGGTTATGACATGTATACGAATCCTGTTCGGCGCAAAGCTATGTCGCATGCGCGGGATTCCGGCGAAGCCACTCTCTCGGGCAAGATAACACTCGTCCAGGAAACGAGTGAGGATATTCAGGCCGGTGTGCTTATGTATATTCCCTATTACGGAGTGGAACAACTCCCGGACATGCTGGAACAAAGACGTTCATCTCTTGTCGGTTATGTCTATGCGCCATTCAGGATGAAGGATTTCATATGTGCCGTTCTCGGCACTGACCTTGAAATCTTCCATTTGAAGATTTTTGATGGCAAAGAACTGATCGAGAGTTCTCTCCTTTTCGATAGTGACGAAAAGTCGGGACAGGTTACCTCAAGCCGTTTCCGAAGAATAATCCCTGTATCTGTTTATGGACAGACCTGGACGCTCGAAGCGGCTTCACGTCCGGTCTTTGAAAAAGCCATAGACAGTTATGAAGCGCTTTTTGTTTTGCTTGGCGGAATTACGGTTAGCTTTCTGGCGGCTATCGTATCTTTTATTCTTTCGGTAAATAAAGAAAAGGCTGCTGCGCTGGGGAGAGCAAATAAAAAACTGTTGTCCGCTATCGAGGAGCAACAGGCGGTAACACTTGAGCTCTCAAACTCGAAGCTTGGGACAGAAAGGATACTGGAAAGCATTACCGATGCTTTTTACACGCTCGACCGAGAATGGCGATTTACATACGTAAACAAGGAAGCGGAAAATCTGCTACGGCGTGCCCGCTCCGATCTTCTGGGCAAAGTAATTTGGGAAGAATTCAAGGAGGCAACCGGTACGATTTTCGATCGCGAGTTTCATCGGGCGATGATTGAAAATTCTACGGGGACATTTGAGGATTTCTACGTACCGCTCGGCAAATGGTTCGAAGTCCACGCCTACCCTTCCGAGAAAGGCCTGGCTATCTATTTCCGTGATATTACTGCGCGAAAACGAGCTAAACAGGCACGGTTGGAAGCTGACGCGCGTATTCGCCAGCTGGCGTCCCTGCTTGACAAAGCAACAGACGCCATTATTGTCTGTGGGATCGATCATCGTATTCAGTTTTGGAATCAAGGCGCTCAGCGGCTGTATGGATGGACGTCGGAAGAAGTGGTCGGCAAATCAATAGCGGAGGTATCACATGACCATGATATTGAGTTCTTTGAAGCGATCGAATCAGTGCTGAATGCGGGGGAATGGAGGGGCGAAATTACACAGCGGTGCAAGGATGGCAGTGTGTTGATAGCTGAAGCCCACTGGACTTTGGTTAGAGACGATAAAGGACAATCGCAGTCGATCCTGGCGATCAACACCGATATCACGCAACGCAAGATAGCGGAGAATGAAATCCAGTATCTCGCCTTCTACGATTCCTTGACCGGTCTACCCAACAGACAATTGCTACTCGACCGATTGCGGCAAGCTCTGGCGGCCAGCGCCCGCACCCGGCGCATGGGGGCGCTGCTGTTCATCGACCTGGACAACTTTAAATTGCTCAATGACACCCTCGGCCATGACATGGGTGATGTGCTGCTACAGCAGGTCGGCCCCCGCCTGATCTCTTGTGTACGAGAAAGCGACACTGTAGCTCGCCTGGGTGGCGACGAGTTTGTAGTCGTGCTGGTGGCTGACTTTAGTAAAAATCACAACGAAGCCGTTGCTCAAATAAAAACCATTTCCGAAAGAATTCTTGCTGCGTTCAATCGGCCTTTTAATTTGGGTGCCTCCAAACACCACAGCACACCAAGCATCGGCATTGCGTTGTTCAATGATCAGTCGTTGACAACGGATCAGCTGCTGAAACATGCGGATCTGGCAATGTATCAGGCCAAGGCATCAGGTCGCAACACCATGTGTTTTTTTGATCCTTGTATGCAAGCGGTAATGGATGCTCGCGTCGTGCTGGAATCGGACCTGCACAAAAGCTGGGAAAGAAATGAGTTTGTGCTCCACTATCAACCCCAGGTGGACTGCTATGGAGTAATAGGTGTAGAAGCACTCATACGATGGCAGCACCCCCGGCGCGGTCTGTTGCCTCCGGCTGAATTCATTCCTCAAACCGAGGAAAACGGCTTGATTCTTCCCTTGGGGAATTGGATTCTGGAAACCGCGTGTACTCAATTGGCGACTTGGTCGGCCCGGCCCGAGACAGCCGGGCTCCATCTTGCGGTGAATATCAGCCCGCGGCAATTTTGCCAACCGGATTTTGTCGAACTGGTAATCTTGATGCTCGATCGAACCGGCGCAAATCCCCAGAGGCTAAAGCTTGAGCTTACCGAAAACATATTGGTACATAATATGGATGACGCCATTGCTAAAATGACGACGCTCAAAGCCAAGGGCGTGGGTTTTGCGCTGGATGACTTCGGCGTTGGTTATTCCTCGCTCTACTATCTGAAACACCTCCCCCTGGATTGGGTAAAGCTAGACCAGTCTTTCGTGAGAGACGTGTTGACCGATGCGAATAGCGCAACCATTGTTCGCGCCATCCTGCTTCTTACGAAAAGTATGGGGTTGTCGGTGATTGCAGAGGGGGTTGAAACCGGAGCACAGCAAGATTTCCTCGCTAAACATGGCTGCACTGCTTATCAGGGTTACCTGTTCAGTCCACCGCTGCCGCTGAATCAGTTCGATGAATTTATGCAGCGGCAATAG
- the flhD gene encoding flagellar transcriptional regulator FlhD — translation MKAYELTSEIKELNLTYLMLAQQMVIADKDMAIFRLGISKDIAEILEVLTPGQILKLSNSNMMLCRIRFDDSLIFGMLANYSKGKTMAQSHATILLAGQPVEEIS, via the coding sequence ATGAAAGCTTACGAACTGACGTCCGAAATCAAGGAGCTCAACCTGACCTACCTGATGCTGGCCCAGCAGATGGTCATCGCGGATAAGGATATGGCGATCTTCCGGTTGGGGATAAGCAAGGATATCGCTGAAATACTGGAGGTTTTGACACCCGGACAGATACTCAAGCTCTCCAATTCCAATATGATGCTGTGCCGTATACGTTTCGATGACAGCCTGATCTTTGGCATGCTCGCCAATTACAGTAAAGGCAAGACCATGGCCCAGTCCCATGCGACGATTCTGTTGGCGGGTCAGCCTGTAGAAGAAATTTCCTGA
- the flhC gene encoding flagellar transcriptional regulator FlhC: protein MRKKSVVSEAREIQASIEMIDLGARLQLLESETSLSRERLIKLYKELKGVSPPKGMLPFSADWFLTWQPNIHSSVFADIYRYLITHADCRGIKAIIKSYKLYLEHCEISEMEPVLSLTRAWTLVRFFEGKILQTAPCVQCGGHFVVHANDLHHRYVCGLCNTPSRAGKTNKPRAQTFTAVLA, encoded by the coding sequence ATGCGTAAAAAGAGCGTCGTATCGGAAGCCCGCGAGATTCAGGCCTCAATCGAGATGATCGACCTGGGTGCCCGCCTGCAATTGCTGGAGAGCGAAACCAGCCTGAGCCGGGAGCGTCTTATCAAGCTCTACAAGGAATTGAAAGGCGTTTCCCCTCCTAAAGGGATGCTGCCCTTTTCCGCCGACTGGTTTCTGACCTGGCAGCCCAACATTCATTCTTCGGTATTTGCCGATATTTACCGCTACCTGATCACGCACGCTGATTGCCGTGGTATCAAAGCCATCATCAAAAGCTACAAACTCTACCTGGAGCATTGCGAGATAAGCGAAATGGAACCGGTGTTGAGCCTGACTCGTGCCTGGACACTGGTGCGCTTCTTCGAGGGCAAGATTCTGCAAACCGCACCGTGCGTACAGTGCGGCGGACACTTCGTCGTACATGCCAATGACCTTCATCACCGCTACGTGTGCGGATTATGCAACACGCCGTCACGCGCCGGTAAAACCAATAAACCACGGGCACAAACGTTCACTGCGGTGCTCGCCTAG
- the motA gene encoding flagellar motor stator protein MotA, which yields MLIIIGTLVVLGSVFGGYALAGGHLAALFQPVELLIIGGAALGAFVLGNTGKAQKATLKALPKIVERPKYTKAMYMDLMGLLYDLLARARKEGLMSIEHDVDEPHESAIFANYPNILADKQVLEFMTDYLRLMVGGNLNAFELENLMDNEIETHHQEGEIPVQCINKIADSMPAFGIIAAVMGVVHTMASVGLPPSELGILIAQALVGTFLGILLGYGLVGPLAGVLEQKLGESTKILQCIRVTLLSSINGYAPALAVEFGRKVLYSTERPSFSELEDCVRQTRNK from the coding sequence ATGCTAATAATAATCGGAACTCTCGTCGTTCTCGGATCCGTATTCGGCGGCTATGCTCTTGCGGGCGGACACCTTGCCGCGCTGTTCCAGCCGGTCGAACTGCTGATTATCGGTGGCGCCGCATTGGGCGCCTTTGTACTGGGCAATACAGGCAAGGCGCAGAAAGCCACGCTCAAGGCGCTGCCGAAAATCGTGGAGCGCCCGAAGTACACCAAAGCCATGTATATGGATCTCATGGGTCTGCTCTACGATCTTCTTGCCCGGGCGCGCAAGGAAGGGTTGATGTCAATAGAACACGATGTAGATGAACCCCACGAAAGCGCGATTTTTGCGAACTATCCGAATATCCTGGCGGATAAGCAGGTGCTGGAGTTCATGACAGATTATCTGCGCCTGATGGTGGGCGGTAATCTTAACGCATTCGAGCTTGAAAACCTGATGGATAACGAGATCGAGACCCATCATCAGGAAGGCGAAATACCAGTACAGTGCATCAACAAGATAGCCGACAGCATGCCCGCCTTCGGGATCATCGCGGCAGTGATGGGTGTAGTGCATACCATGGCCTCGGTGGGCCTTCCCCCGTCGGAATTGGGCATATTGATTGCCCAGGCGTTGGTTGGCACCTTTCTCGGCATCCTGCTTGGCTACGGCTTGGTAGGTCCGCTTGCCGGCGTGCTGGAGCAGAAACTCGGGGAGTCCACCAAGATATTGCAATGTATCCGGGTGACGCTACTTTCGAGTATTAACGGCTATGCACCAGCGCTGGCGGTCGAGTTTGGCCGCAAGGTACTCTACTCGACCGAACGGCCCAGCTTCAGCGAGCTGGAAGATTGTGTCAGGCAAACCAGAAACAAATAA
- the motB gene encoding flagellar motor protein MotB → MADQRRPIIIRKIRRPSRHHSGQWKIAYADFVTAMMAFFLLMWLLSSSSKAELQGISEYFQTPLQIMPSKGAGTHNGTSIIQGGGQDLAQHRGQLRKHNSDADAKPLSLKTAQAELERLDARRLEDLKDRLERLIESNATMRQFRKQLLVDITTEGLRIQIVDDRNRPMFALARAELEPHTRDILQKLGDVLNEMPNKVSLSGHTDATPYASGEKYYSNWELSADRANASRRELVAGGMSEQKIMRVVGLSSAALFDKDDPVNPINRRISIIVMSKKAAAALDKEGGETKKIKSGTVLNSQALRLVASS, encoded by the coding sequence ATGGCCGACCAACGCCGTCCCATCATAATTCGTAAAATCAGGAGACCCAGCCGCCATCACAGCGGGCAATGGAAAATCGCCTATGCGGACTTCGTTACCGCAATGATGGCATTCTTCCTGCTCATGTGGCTACTGAGCTCCTCCAGCAAAGCCGAACTGCAAGGCATTTCCGAATATTTTCAGACGCCACTGCAGATCATGCCCTCGAAGGGTGCTGGCACCCACAATGGCACAAGCATAATTCAGGGTGGCGGCCAGGACCTGGCGCAGCACAGGGGGCAACTCAGGAAACACAATTCAGATGCTGACGCGAAGCCTCTCAGTCTCAAGACGGCGCAGGCCGAACTGGAGCGTCTCGATGCGCGCAGGCTCGAAGATTTGAAGGACCGGCTGGAACGGTTGATAGAATCCAACGCGACCATGCGCCAATTCAGGAAGCAGCTGCTGGTCGACATTACCACTGAAGGGCTGCGTATTCAGATTGTTGACGACCGAAACCGCCCGATGTTCGCGCTCGCCAGAGCTGAACTGGAACCTCATACCAGGGATATCCTGCAAAAGCTCGGCGACGTGCTGAATGAGATGCCGAACAAGGTCAGCCTCTCGGGTCATACGGATGCAACCCCCTATGCGAGCGGCGAGAAGTACTACAGCAATTGGGAACTGTCGGCGGACCGGGCCAATGCCTCGCGGCGTGAACTTGTCGCGGGCGGCATGAGCGAGCAAAAGATCATGCGGGTGGTCGGTTTAAGTTCCGCTGCGCTTTTCGATAAGGATGACCCCGTTAATCCCATCAACCGCCGCATCAGCATTATTGTAATGAGTAAAAAAGCCGCGGCGGCTCTTGACAAGGAAGGTGGTGAAACCAAAAAAATCAAAAGCGGCACGGTATTGAATTCGCAAGCGCTACGCCTGGTTGCCAGCAGTTAA
- the flhB gene encoding flagellar biosynthesis protein FlhB, whose translation MSEDSDLERTEPASQKRLEKARDDGQVPRSTELSTFMALIAAGAGLLLMGGHLGRELSSLMKGGMMVPPEIGFNSGLLTERMLDQSLHALFALSPFLILMFLVALLAPMLLSGWLFTWKSLTPDISRLNPLKGLARMFSLNSLVELVKALLKATLIGTMAIWTVWHQKEAVLSLISAPLAASAGHIAELTIMSFMAIAGTMVLIAAVDVPFKLWDHYRKLKMTKEELRQENKETEGDPHVKARIRAQQHAMARKRMMSEIPKADVIVTNPTHYAVALRYEDGKMRAPKVVAKGAHLLARKIREIGEQHHVPVLEAPPLARALYHHAELGDEIPQALYNAVAEVLAYIYQLRRHHENGQSGGKAPLPPDVLPVPAEMDPENAASQKHEKNANNP comes from the coding sequence GTGAGCGAAGATAGCGATCTTGAACGGACGGAACCTGCGTCGCAGAAGCGGCTTGAGAAAGCCCGCGACGATGGACAGGTACCGCGCTCCACGGAATTGTCCACATTCATGGCCTTGATCGCCGCCGGCGCTGGCCTGTTGTTGATGGGCGGTCACCTTGGGCGGGAACTCTCAAGCCTGATGAAAGGCGGGATGATGGTGCCGCCCGAGATCGGTTTCAATTCCGGCTTGCTCACCGAGCGTATGCTCGACCAGTCTTTGCACGCCCTCTTTGCATTATCCCCATTTCTGATCCTGATGTTCCTCGTGGCGCTGCTCGCGCCCATGCTGCTTTCCGGCTGGCTTTTTACCTGGAAATCCCTTACCCCCGATATCAGCCGGCTTAATCCCCTGAAAGGCCTGGCTCGCATGTTTTCGCTGAACAGTCTGGTCGAACTGGTCAAGGCGCTCCTTAAAGCCACGTTGATCGGCACGATGGCGATCTGGACCGTCTGGCATCAAAAAGAAGCAGTGCTGTCGCTGATTTCAGCGCCGCTTGCGGCAAGCGCCGGCCACATCGCCGAACTGACCATCATGAGTTTTATGGCCATCGCGGGAACCATGGTGCTGATCGCGGCGGTAGACGTGCCGTTCAAGCTCTGGGATCACTACCGCAAGCTCAAGATGACCAAGGAAGAGCTGCGCCAGGAAAACAAGGAAACCGAAGGCGACCCGCACGTCAAAGCCCGCATCCGTGCCCAGCAACACGCCATGGCCAGAAAACGAATGATGAGCGAGATCCCCAAGGCTGACGTGATCGTGACGAATCCGACTCACTACGCGGTTGCGCTGAGGTACGAAGACGGCAAGATGCGCGCGCCGAAAGTCGTTGCCAAGGGCGCGCACCTGCTGGCCCGGAAAATCCGCGAAATCGGCGAGCAGCATCATGTGCCGGTACTCGAAGCGCCGCCACTGGCCCGCGCTTTATATCATCACGCCGAGCTGGGCGATGAGATTCCCCAGGCCCTTTATAACGCCGTTGCCGAGGTGCTGGCCTATATCTACCAGTTGCGCCGCCACCATGAAAACGGCCAATCGGGCGGCAAGGCGCCGCTCCCGCCCGATGTGCTGCCGGTACCCGCTGAAATGGACCCGGAAAACGCCGCCTCGCAGAAACATGAGAAAAACGCGAATAACCCATGA
- the flhA gene encoding flagellar biosynthesis protein FlhA → MNSIKKLTYLFSGANVHSLAGPLLILMILGMMVLPLPAFLLDMMFTFNIALSIMVLLVSIHTLKPLDFAVFPTVLLLSTLLRLSLNVASTRIVLMEGHTGPDAAGKVIEAFGHYLVGGNYTVGIVVFIILVVINFIVITKGAGRIAEVAARFTLDAMPGKQMAIDADLNAGLIGEEEAGKRRTTIAQEAEFYGSMDGASKFVRGDAIAGILILIINVIGGLIIGTLQHDLDLATAAKNYTLLAIGDGLVAQIPALIISTAAGLVVSRVGTDENISSQLAGQLFSRPQVLILTAAIIGLMGMIPGMPHIAFLLLAAVLGGGAYLLTQRNRRAAAPSAAAPAAQPEVQDASWDDVMPVDILGLEVGYRLIPLVDKSQDGELLRRIKGVRKKFAQEIGYLPPPVHIRDNLELRPNGYRLTLKGVVIGAGEVNVGQYLAINPGTVSASLPGVLTSDPAFGLPSVWVDASQREYAQTLGYTVVDAGTVVATHLNHLVHSHSAELLGRMEVQQLLDRLAKDSPKLVEDLIPKLLPLSTLQKILQNLLEENVHIRDMRTIVDALAEHAVRVQDPHELTALVRIALGRAIVQQIWPQPGDLQVIALDSGLERLLTQALQASPNGAGIEPGLADTLLREASGASRRQEQVGLVPVLLVPAPLRTLLARFLRRTVPQLKILSHAEVPDSSNIKVTSILGARA, encoded by the coding sequence ATGAACTCGATTAAAAAACTGACTTACCTCTTTAGTGGCGCAAACGTGCACAGCCTGGCCGGGCCACTGCTGATATTAATGATTCTCGGCATGATGGTGCTGCCCCTGCCTGCCTTCCTGCTGGACATGATGTTTACCTTCAACATCGCGCTTTCCATCATGGTATTGCTGGTCAGCATCCATACGCTCAAGCCGCTTGATTTCGCGGTATTTCCCACGGTTTTGCTGCTTTCAACGTTATTGAGGCTGTCGCTCAACGTGGCATCCACCCGTATCGTCTTGATGGAAGGCCATACCGGACCCGATGCGGCGGGAAAGGTAATCGAAGCATTTGGCCACTATCTGGTCGGCGGCAACTACACGGTGGGCATCGTGGTGTTCATCATTCTCGTGGTGATCAATTTTATCGTGATTACCAAGGGGGCAGGGCGCATCGCCGAAGTGGCCGCACGTTTCACCCTGGACGCCATGCCCGGCAAGCAAATGGCGATCGACGCGGATCTGAATGCCGGCCTCATCGGCGAGGAAGAAGCCGGCAAGCGTCGCACTACCATCGCCCAGGAAGCGGAATTCTATGGTTCGATGGACGGCGCGAGCAAATTCGTGAGGGGAGATGCAATCGCAGGCATCCTGATCCTGATTATCAACGTGATCGGTGGACTGATCATCGGCACGCTGCAGCACGACCTGGATCTTGCTACCGCGGCTAAGAACTATACCCTGCTCGCCATCGGAGACGGGTTGGTCGCACAAATTCCCGCGCTCATCATCTCCACGGCGGCGGGCCTAGTGGTAAGCCGCGTGGGTACCGACGAGAATATCAGCAGCCAACTGGCGGGCCAGCTCTTTTCAAGACCGCAGGTGCTGATCCTGACGGCGGCGATTATCGGCCTGATGGGCATGATACCCGGTATGCCCCACATTGCCTTTCTGCTGCTGGCGGCTGTGCTGGGTGGCGGAGCCTATCTGCTGACTCAACGCAACAGGCGGGCGGCGGCTCCCTCAGCGGCTGCGCCTGCTGCGCAACCGGAAGTCCAGGATGCGAGTTGGGATGACGTAATGCCGGTCGACATCCTAGGACTTGAAGTAGGATATCGATTGATTCCGCTGGTGGACAAATCGCAGGATGGCGAACTGCTGCGGCGGATCAAGGGCGTACGCAAGAAATTCGCCCAGGAAATCGGGTACCTCCCGCCCCCGGTACACATTCGCGACAATCTGGAACTACGGCCCAACGGTTACCGGCTCACGCTCAAAGGCGTCGTGATCGGCGCGGGCGAAGTCAACGTCGGTCAATACCTGGCGATCAATCCGGGTACGGTATCCGCCAGTTTGCCTGGTGTCCTGACCAGCGATCCCGCATTTGGATTGCCCTCGGTCTGGGTGGACGCCAGTCAGCGCGAGTATGCCCAGACCCTGGGTTATACCGTAGTCGACGCTGGCACAGTCGTGGCAACGCATCTCAACCATCTGGTACATAGCCATTCGGCGGAATTGCTGGGCCGCATGGAAGTGCAGCAATTGCTGGACCGCCTCGCGAAGGATTCGCCCAAGCTGGTGGAGGATCTAATCCCGAAGCTGCTGCCGCTCTCCACCCTTCAGAAAATCCTGCAGAACCTGCTCGAAGAGAATGTACACATCCGCGACATGCGGACTATCGTCGACGCGCTGGCGGAGCACGCCGTCCGGGTTCAGGACCCGCACGAACTGACCGCGCTGGTTCGCATCGCCTTAGGTCGCGCAATCGTTCAGCAGATTTGGCCGCAACCGGGCGATTTGCAGGTCATCGCGCTGGATTCCGGACTGGAAAGGCTGCTGACACAGGCCCTGCAAGCCAGCCCGAACGGAGCCGGCATAGAGCCGGGGCTGGCCGATACGCTGTTGCGCGAAGCCTCCGGCGCAAGCCGTCGCCAGGAACAGGTAGGCCTCGTGCCGGTACTGCTGGTGCCCGCACCGCTGCGAACACTGCTGGCCCGGTTCCTGCGCCGTACCGTTCCGCAGCTCAAGATATTGTCACACGCCGAAGTACCCGATTCCAGCAACATTAAAGTCACGTCTATTCTGGGAGCCCGAGCATGA
- the flhF gene encoding flagellar biosynthesis protein FlhF: MSIKRFFGKTTSEALRKVRDALGSDGVILSNRAADGGVEILALSNNDMTALIPPPESEKAESMHQEQEADESWYHKQALLPSAKKNALKYALEADTDFKNLARPDTGLSNEKQAQWAGAAAIANDRVTPVPAAETPQMTAPVAQPMPDPAIGRKTNRFTINSGQPARVTNEAAVPDVSVSGSAKRSRNTRKAPGKAIPDDEISSKKNPPAIDPLQMADAVAASVLKEIRSLRGTMEQQFSALNWNNQEKRDPVHGGLLRQVLAAGFSRSLAHSLLEQLPAENAGKGEKDTMNWIKNVLTSNLQSIGDEREILEKGGVYALVGPTGVGKTTTTAKLAARCVVRHGADKLALLTTDSYRIGGHEQLRIYGKILGVTVLAVRDAQDLSLALAELRGKHMVLIDTVGMGQRDQMVAEQVAMLAGCGTPVKRLLLLNAASNRHTLDEVAHAYQGDGLAGAIITKLDEAVTIGCALDTAIRHRLPLYYVAGGQRVPEDLEMADSRALVNRALDNPPAESSCIMPEDAFPLILTDRNIGAGNPDMSEVHLG; the protein is encoded by the coding sequence ATGAGCATCAAACGATTTTTTGGTAAAACGACCAGTGAGGCATTGCGCAAAGTTCGCGATGCACTTGGTTCCGACGGGGTAATTCTATCCAACCGTGCGGCGGATGGCGGCGTCGAGATATTGGCCCTGAGCAATAACGACATGACAGCCCTGATACCGCCGCCCGAGTCTGAAAAAGCAGAATCGATGCATCAGGAACAGGAGGCGGACGAATCCTGGTATCACAAGCAGGCGCTTCTTCCTTCCGCCAAGAAAAACGCCCTGAAGTATGCGCTAGAAGCTGATACGGACTTCAAAAACCTCGCTCGACCGGACACGGGTCTTTCTAATGAAAAACAAGCGCAATGGGCAGGCGCGGCGGCAATTGCAAACGACAGGGTAACCCCGGTTCCGGCTGCTGAAACCCCTCAAATGACGGCACCGGTAGCACAACCAATGCCGGACCCGGCAATCGGCAGAAAAACAAACCGCTTTACAATTAATTCCGGCCAGCCGGCACGCGTGACGAATGAGGCCGCCGTGCCGGATGTTTCCGTTTCCGGTTCCGCAAAACGGAGCCGAAATACCCGCAAGGCACCCGGCAAGGCAATTCCCGATGATGAAATTTCCAGCAAAAAGAATCCGCCTGCAATCGATCCCCTTCAAATGGCCGACGCGGTGGCCGCGAGTGTGCTCAAAGAGATCAGGTCGCTGCGCGGCACTATGGAACAGCAATTCTCCGCGCTGAACTGGAACAATCAGGAAAAACGCGACCCGGTCCACGGAGGACTGCTGCGCCAGGTATTGGCGGCAGGCTTCAGCCGTTCCCTTGCGCATAGTCTGCTGGAACAACTGCCTGCGGAAAATGCCGGAAAAGGCGAAAAAGACACGATGAACTGGATAAAAAACGTGCTGACTTCCAATCTCCAGAGCATTGGCGACGAGCGCGAAATTCTGGAGAAGGGAGGTGTTTATGCACTGGTGGGCCCTACCGGGGTGGGCAAGACAACGACTACCGCAAAGCTGGCGGCGCGCTGCGTGGTGCGCCACGGCGCGGATAAGCTTGCGCTGCTCACTACCGACAGTTACCGCATTGGCGGGCATGAGCAATTACGGATTTATGGCAAGATCCTTGGGGTTACCGTGCTTGCCGTAAGGGACGCGCAGGACCTGAGCCTCGCCTTGGCTGAGTTGCGGGGCAAGCATATGGTTCTGATCGACACCGTGGGCATGGGTCAGCGCGATCAGATGGTAGCCGAACAGGTTGCGATGCTGGCGGGTTGCGGCACTCCCGTCAAACGGCTGCTGCTGCTCAATGCCGCTTCCAACCGGCATACACTCGACGAGGTGGCTCACGCCTACCAGGGGGACGGCCTGGCGGGCGCAATCATCACCAAACTGGATGAAGCGGTCACCATTGGCTGCGCGCTCGACACCGCAATCCGGCATCGCTTGCCGCTTTATTATGTAGCGGGCGGCCAGCGGGTTCCGGAAGATCTGGAAATGGCTGACTCGCGGGCTCTGGTGAATCGCGCGCTGGATAATCCACCTGCCGAATCTTCCTGCATCATGCCGGAGGATGCTTTCCCTTTGATCCTGACAGATCGCAATATCGGCGCGGGCAACCCGGACATGAGCGAGGTTCACCTTGGCTGA